The region TCAGAGGCTAAGAATTATCCGTTTATCTTGGCTCTGGCCGAAAGTTTGTTAGAAACTAATGATATTCAGTTCTATTGCTTAGGTGCCGGGTTAGAAAAAATACATAGCGAAGCCGTTCGGCGTAATATAAATAATATAAATTTCCCCGGATTTGTTGAAGATCCAAGTTACGAGATTTTACTAAATGCTGATTTATTTATATTGCCCTCTTTATGGGAAGGATTACCACTAAGTGTTGTTGAAGCTCAAAAATGTCGTATCCCATGTTTGGTATCAAAAGATGTAACAGAGGAATGTAACATCGGTTTAGCACATTTTATCAAACTTGATGTTCATGTTTGGAAAATGGCTATAATTAAATACAAAGAGTATAATGTTAACAATTACGAAATTGATAACATGAAATTCTCACTGGAAAATGACATGCGATATTTTAAAAAGTTATATGGGATAAAATATGTTAATTAAAGCTTTCCGTAAGTTTAGACAAATCTTAAATACAGCTATTTATAAATCTTTATACAAGAGATTGTATATTAATCCTTTAAAATCACATTTTTTTGGAGTAATAACGATTGAGAATGAAGGAGAAGTGATTGTAGAGGATCTTTTTCGTGCTCGCAGAGGTATGTGTATTAATTGTAAAGGTGGTAAGATAAAAATCGGAAAGTCAGTTTTTTTCAATAATAACGTTACAATTAATTGCCAGCAAAGTGTATCAATTGGGGATAACGTCTTAATAGGGGAGGATGTTAAAATTTATGATCATGATCATGACTATCGTAAAGGAAACATCGAAAAAAGAGACTCATTCATTTGTTCCCCTGTAAGTATTGGACATAATGTATGGATTGGTAGCAATGTGCTGATTCTTCGAGGTGTGACGATTGGGGATAATTGCATCGTTAGCGCTGGTTCAATTGTGACTAAAAGTATCCCAAGCGATAATATATTAATTCAAAAACAAATTTCCGAATATAAGCAAATAAAATTATTATGATCAAAGAAAAAAAAATACTCTTCATAGATAGTTATCATAATTCCCTTTATGGCGCGCAGAAAAGCATGCTCAATTTAGCGGCAAAGCTTAAAGAGCGCAATTTAGAAGTTGTTATTGCGTCAGTTGCGCAAGGCGACCTTCTTAAAGAGGCAGGTGATAAAGGGTTTAATATATTCTGCTTTAATTTAAACCACTATTTACTACGTTCTGTTTCGGTTAATAATACCATTTTAAAGAAATTATGGTATCTTTGTGTATTATTACTTACATGGTGTAAAATACTTTTTAAGTACATACTGAAAGTAAAAAAATATGATATAATATGTATTAATGATATTCGAACTTGTATTTTACTATTGCCATTGATAATAATTTATCAAAAAAAGATGATATGGTATATACGCATACGTGAAGAACAAAAAAAAATTGTTTATATACTATCGCACTTCTTTTCTATTGTTATATTTATATCTTCTGATTTACAAGAGGCTACACATTTATCTAAAAGAACTAAAACCGAGAAGCTTCTTACTGGTTTTCCAAATCATGACCTTAAGTTCCAAGAAACCAACTTAAACGAAGTTAAGTTTGTAACTGTTGGTTCAATTAATGCACGTAAAAACCAAATCGAGGTTTTAGATGTCTTTAAACGACTTGATGAAAAAATTAATTTTAAATGTACATTAGATATTATCGGTTCTTACGAACCTGAAGATTACGATTATTATAAAAAATTAGAAAAGAAAATTTCAGATGATTTGTTACTAAAATATAAAGTTAAGATCAAAGGATATAGTAATAATGTTA is a window of Enterobacter hormaechei ATCC 49162 DNA encoding:
- a CDS encoding acyltransferase — translated: MLIKAFRKFRQILNTAIYKSLYKRLYINPLKSHFFGVITIENEGEVIVEDLFRARRGMCINCKGGKIKIGKSVFFNNNVTINCQQSVSIGDNVLIGEDVKIYDHDHDYRKGNIEKRDSFICSPVSIGHNVWIGSNVLILRGVTIGDNCIVSAGSIVTKSIPSDNILIQKQISEYKQIKLL
- a CDS encoding glycosyltransferase family 4 protein, which codes for MIKEKKILFIDSYHNSLYGAQKSMLNLAAKLKERNLEVVIASVAQGDLLKEAGDKGFNIFCFNLNHYLLRSVSVNNTILKKLWYLCVLLLTWCKILFKYILKVKKYDIICINDIRTCILLLPLIIIYQKKMIWYIRIREEQKKIVYILSHFFSIVIFISSDLQEATHLSKRTKTEKLLTGFPNHDLKFQETNLNEVKFVTVGSINARKNQIEVLDVFKRLDEKINFKCTLDIIGSYEPEDYDYYKKLEKKISDDLLLKYKVKIKGYSNNVISELERYDVFIFSSLREGLPRSVIEALQAGLYVITRPVDGIKDIILMDDLGFIYTRLDEFDDFTVNKISLYTKNKNLKLARNAFINKRFDNDKYVDDFLKIINSLLGKA